One window from the genome of Cyclobacterium amurskyense encodes:
- a CDS encoding DUF748 domain-containing protein, whose amino-acid sequence MKKKTAIILGVIVLLLIVFRLFLPKIVLHFVNKELAEMEEYTGEVEDIDIALIRGAYIIDGIHIFKRDTVDKDHTDSIPFFTCPEVDLSVQWKALFQGKIVGELIVNQPKLNFVQSKNEDREVKQDTSDLKGLIRDLMPLAINRFEINQGEIHYIDNMASPKVDVFIKQLNILAEQLTNEPVVGDSLPSTLTANGIAYGGSFNLDVKLNALADHPTFDMNAEIEKVDLVGLNDFLRAYGNFDVKKGEFNLFTEFAAKEGSFKGYVKPLIKELDIVQWNKEEGNVFQILWETLVAGTAELFENQKEDQIGSKILIENTFENPEIHTGQAIVLILKNAFIQALKPSIEQSINISNMEEKEGEKGFFKSLFDGEN is encoded by the coding sequence ATGAAAAAAAAGACCGCTATTATTCTTGGAGTTATTGTATTGCTTTTAATCGTGTTCAGGCTTTTCCTTCCAAAAATTGTTCTTCACTTTGTGAATAAGGAATTGGCTGAAATGGAAGAATACACAGGAGAGGTAGAGGATATTGATATTGCTCTCATAAGAGGTGCTTATATAATTGATGGTATTCATATTTTTAAAAGAGATACGGTCGATAAAGACCACACTGATAGTATACCATTTTTTACTTGTCCTGAAGTAGATCTGTCTGTTCAATGGAAGGCCTTGTTTCAGGGTAAAATTGTCGGTGAACTAATCGTTAACCAACCCAAGCTTAATTTTGTCCAAAGCAAAAATGAAGACAGGGAAGTTAAGCAGGACACTTCTGATTTGAAGGGCTTGATAAGAGATTTAATGCCTCTGGCTATAAACCGTTTTGAAATCAATCAGGGCGAAATCCATTATATAGACAATATGGCATCTCCTAAGGTTGATGTCTTTATAAAGCAGTTAAATATATTGGCAGAACAATTGACTAATGAACCTGTGGTTGGAGACTCTTTGCCCTCAACCTTAACTGCAAATGGAATTGCTTATGGAGGAAGCTTTAATTTAGATGTTAAATTAAATGCGCTGGCAGATCATCCGACTTTTGACATGAATGCTGAAATTGAAAAGGTGGATCTCGTAGGTTTGAATGATTTTTTAAGGGCCTACGGTAATTTTGATGTAAAAAAAGGAGAGTTCAATTTATTTACAGAGTTTGCCGCCAAGGAGGGAAGTTTTAAAGGATATGTCAAACCTCTAATCAAAGAGCTTGATATTGTACAATGGAACAAGGAAGAAGGAAATGTATTCCAAATTTTATGGGAAACGCTTGTTGCCGGAACCGCTGAGCTGTTTGAAAATCAAAAAGAGGATCAGATAGGTTCTAAAATTTTGATAGAAAATACTTTCGAAAATCCTGAAATTCACACTGGACAGGCAATTGTTCTGATCCTGAAAAACGCTTTTATACAAGCCTTAAAGCCGTCTATAGAGCAATCCATTAATATTTCCAATATGGAAGAAAAAGAAGGTGAAAAGGGCTTTTTTAAATCGCTTTTTGATGGAGAAAATTAG
- a CDS encoding SusC/RagA family TonB-linked outer membrane protein: protein MKKSIPLRRIGCKKLFTGLLLASLTTGQMLVNPVVANTAFTPGINELGSHLAFANSPIVDVTIKGVVTDANGEPLPGVTISIPGTSIGTVTDIDGSYSMTVPENATLVFSFIGFEKQSVAIGGRSILNVTLNENVSALEEVVVIGYGTQERKDISTAISSASAEDLKDRPSSNFAQSLQGKMAGVRISNNNSAPGGGSNIVIRGVSSINASNSPLIVIDGFPIKDGYNKTENPLNSINPADIESIEVLKDASSSAIYGTQAANGVILVTTKKGKSGKPSITVNATTGVQSMLNKVEVLNRDQFLQMMDESRAAAYVIEDPNFGTNDPEAPLWQWTDSDETRISNWTNYSQYSAGMQDPYQMFYRWITVTDTTKNSPHNTDWQDVISQMGKTNDIQLSASGGTDDITYRISGGYFNQEGIVKSSGYDRFSFRANIDMKVNNYLKLGLMLAPSLENTQVLANTEGGSTRNPFYNALGLPPIWAPTDENGVPHYYGTESTYENPWFWNLDFAVNPLSNFQIEDKRRTVKNLATIYTEINLMEGLTFRSEFHTQFRFWERNYFLPNSMPTTSQPFSRSRGINQVTSSFTWNSQNFLTYAKKFDAHSLNAMVGYSVDEASYRSTYINKYDYPTDLIPTLNQGVTIVNAQNDARTNRSSESMIGSFARVIYNYDSKYYFTGSIRRDGSSKFGKDNKWGVFPSMSVAWRASDENFFEPLRSVVNDLKIRGGWGVIGNAGISNYLALSTLNSGAYVLGAGSTVAPSYVDGKVANSSLGWEETTDFTIGTDVELFDSRVTFSVDYFHRLTENMLFNLPLPVVTGFSSFMANAGSMRNRGYEYSISTRNLDGVFTWNTSANLSYYRNRVLDIGKDKRPIINNNGYTAENRPLAGIWGYSNLGAFDDWEDVKTSPIFNPQQALWSKRSNPGTPKAADVNGDGILDSNDQTVIGQNNPAFVWGMTNNFGYKNFDFSVHVNGVQGGDLSMVEFESMLGRGGGRRSMTTEYFNNYWTPNRTDAAYASPTRKSADGSSVSGSLLFKGTYVNIQNVVLGYTLPNEIANRANISNLRVYMSVQNAFFITKYPGYNPEVNYQGNSALSQGIDRGAYPLARTISLGINLAL, encoded by the coding sequence ATGAAAAAAAGTATACCTCTCCGGCGGATAGGATGTAAAAAATTATTTACCGGGTTGCTACTGGCCTCCTTAACAACAGGTCAAATGTTGGTTAATCCAGTAGTCGCAAATACCGCTTTTACTCCCGGTATCAATGAATTAGGTAGTCATTTAGCCTTTGCCAATTCTCCAATAGTCGATGTGACTATTAAAGGAGTTGTAACTGATGCAAACGGCGAGCCACTTCCAGGAGTTACCATTTCAATACCTGGAACCTCCATAGGAACAGTTACAGACATCGATGGTAGTTATTCCATGACGGTACCAGAAAATGCTACTCTGGTATTTTCATTCATCGGCTTCGAAAAACAAAGTGTAGCTATAGGTGGACGTAGCATTCTAAATGTCACTTTAAATGAGAATGTTTCTGCCCTCGAAGAAGTAGTCGTTATTGGTTATGGTACTCAGGAAAGAAAAGACATTTCCACTGCTATCTCTTCTGCCTCCGCAGAAGACCTTAAAGATCGACCTTCCTCCAACTTTGCTCAATCATTACAAGGAAAGATGGCAGGTGTTAGAATTTCAAACAATAACTCGGCACCAGGTGGTGGATCCAATATCGTGATCAGGGGTGTAAGTTCAATTAACGCGAGCAATAGCCCGTTGATCGTTATTGATGGCTTCCCTATTAAGGATGGTTACAATAAAACTGAAAACCCATTAAACTCCATCAACCCTGCAGACATAGAGTCCATTGAGGTATTGAAAGATGCCTCATCAAGTGCGATTTATGGTACTCAGGCGGCAAATGGTGTAATCTTGGTTACCACAAAAAAAGGTAAATCCGGCAAACCAAGCATTACAGTCAATGCTACTACTGGGGTTCAATCTATGCTGAATAAAGTGGAAGTCTTGAACAGAGATCAATTCCTTCAGATGATGGATGAATCCAGGGCTGCTGCTTATGTCATTGAAGATCCAAATTTTGGAACCAATGATCCTGAAGCACCACTTTGGCAATGGACTGATTCTGATGAAACAAGAATTAGCAATTGGACCAACTACTCCCAGTATTCTGCGGGGATGCAAGATCCTTACCAAATGTTTTACAGGTGGATTACAGTTACTGATACTACCAAAAACAGTCCACACAATACTGATTGGCAGGATGTAATTAGCCAAATGGGCAAAACAAACGATATTCAGCTTTCTGCTTCTGGTGGAACGGATGACATCACCTACAGAATTTCAGGTGGTTATTTCAACCAAGAAGGTATCGTCAAATCTTCCGGATACGACCGTTTCTCTTTTCGGGCAAATATAGACATGAAGGTTAACAACTACTTGAAACTAGGTTTGATGTTGGCTCCATCTTTGGAAAACACGCAGGTATTGGCCAACACAGAAGGTGGTAGTACTAGAAACCCGTTTTACAATGCTTTAGGTTTACCTCCAATTTGGGCTCCAACTGACGAAAATGGTGTTCCACATTATTATGGAACAGAATCTACCTATGAAAACCCATGGTTTTGGAATTTAGATTTTGCTGTCAATCCACTTTCAAATTTTCAAATCGAAGACAAGAGGAGAACAGTAAAAAACCTAGCAACCATATATACCGAGATCAATTTGATGGAAGGATTAACTTTCAGATCTGAATTTCACACTCAATTTAGGTTTTGGGAAAGAAACTATTTCCTTCCTAATTCAATGCCTACCACTTCTCAACCTTTTTCAAGGTCAAGAGGAATCAATCAAGTCACCTCTAGTTTTACCTGGAATTCACAAAACTTCCTAACCTATGCTAAAAAATTCGATGCTCATTCATTGAACGCTATGGTAGGGTACTCTGTGGATGAAGCCAGTTACAGAAGTACTTATATTAACAAATATGATTACCCTACAGATTTAATTCCTACCCTAAATCAAGGTGTTACCATAGTAAATGCCCAAAATGATGCGCGAACCAATCGTTCAAGTGAATCAATGATCGGTAGTTTTGCAAGGGTTATATACAATTATGATAGCAAGTATTACTTCACAGGTAGTATTCGTAGAGATGGATCATCTAAATTTGGTAAGGACAACAAATGGGGGGTATTCCCGTCCATGTCTGTTGCATGGCGTGCATCTGATGAAAACTTCTTTGAGCCTTTAAGAAGTGTTGTCAATGATCTAAAAATCCGAGGTGGATGGGGAGTAATTGGTAATGCAGGAATAAGCAATTACCTAGCCCTTAGTACACTAAACTCTGGAGCTTATGTATTGGGTGCTGGTTCTACCGTCGCTCCTTCTTATGTAGATGGAAAAGTAGCTAACTCATCTTTGGGATGGGAAGAAACAACTGATTTCACTATTGGAACAGATGTGGAGCTTTTCGATAGTAGGGTAACCTTCAGTGTGGATTATTTCCATAGACTTACAGAGAACATGCTATTTAATTTGCCATTGCCAGTAGTTACCGGTTTCAGCTCCTTTATGGCCAATGCTGGATCAATGAGGAATAGAGGTTATGAATATTCAATTTCTACAAGAAATCTTGATGGCGTATTTACATGGAATACTTCAGCCAACCTTTCTTATTACAGAAATAGGGTGTTGGATATAGGGAAAGACAAACGACCAATAATCAATAACAATGGGTATACTGCCGAAAATAGACCTTTGGCAGGAATTTGGGGTTATTCTAACCTAGGCGCGTTTGATGATTGGGAAGATGTCAAGACTTCGCCAATTTTTAACCCTCAACAAGCACTTTGGAGTAAAAGGTCCAATCCTGGTACACCAAAAGCAGCAGATGTTAACGGAGACGGTATCTTGGATAGTAATGACCAAACAGTTATTGGACAAAATAACCCTGCCTTTGTATGGGGTATGACCAATAATTTCGGTTACAAGAATTTCGATTTTTCTGTTCATGTGAACGGCGTTCAAGGAGGAGACCTTTCTATGGTTGAATTTGAAAGTATGCTTGGAAGAGGCGGAGGAAGAAGAAGTATGACTACTGAATACTTCAACAATTACTGGACGCCAAACAGGACTGATGCAGCTTATGCATCCCCTACAAGAAAAAGCGCAGACGGTTCGAGTGTTTCGGGAAGCCTTTTGTTCAAAGGAACCTATGTAAATATTCAAAATGTAGTTTTAGGATATACTTTACCTAATGAAATTGCAAACAGGGCCAACATTAGCAATTTACGAGTATACATGAGTGTACAGAATGCTTTCTTTATTACAAAATACCCAGGTTACAATCCTGAAGTCAACTATCAGGGAAATTCTGCTTTGTCACAAGGCATAGACAGAGGAGCATATCCTTTGGCAAGAACCATCTCTTTAGGTATCAATTTAGCATTGTAA
- a CDS encoding RagB/SusD family nutrient uptake outer membrane protein, translated as MKKIINLLIIATLLVSCSEEFLDRQPEDALSTGAFYNNPSEIKAGLMACYSPYQNIYSRSEVPQYLEIISDDAKDVLWQSNDYLFKKNTGNSRPNFWRDHYKVIVNSNNIINIIENYTPLNSSEEELVKVYKGEAKFLRALAYFNLVRLYGDVPKIVERLDDPTKAIGIGRTSATEIYNSVIIPDLEAAIADCLKKGDAGLQGEEARATKGAAMTILGKVYLTLKNHSKAEEVLKRLIVSKEAGEYSLLSDFSQIHKMDNKFNDESIFEINYNASLGQPNFLFKWMTNENGYLYGIASGGGPVIMFNLMEDFVEDNDWIGEPDWTRYNATLDSGLLEGGSPELQPWPKKFTPETSTLAQYNITGTDYNYMVTRYADALLMYGEALVGNNKASEALPYFNMVRERAGLNGLTVDQLDIDRILHERRLELAFEGHRYFDLVRTDKAVEKISWALMTIVGYDARIFTTEPIEEYQLLLPIPVGEIQKDASLNQNPGY; from the coding sequence ATGAAAAAAATAATTAATCTACTTATAATAGCGACACTCCTCGTTTCCTGCTCGGAAGAATTCCTTGACAGACAACCTGAGGATGCACTTTCTACGGGGGCATTTTACAATAACCCCTCTGAAATCAAAGCAGGCCTAATGGCATGTTATTCTCCTTACCAGAATATCTATTCTCGTTCTGAGGTACCACAATACCTGGAAATCATATCTGATGATGCGAAAGATGTCTTGTGGCAAAGCAATGACTACTTGTTCAAAAAGAATACTGGAAACTCCCGACCAAACTTTTGGAGAGACCATTACAAAGTCATTGTAAATTCCAATAACATTATTAATATCATTGAGAATTATACTCCTTTGAATAGTAGTGAGGAAGAATTGGTAAAAGTATACAAAGGAGAAGCAAAATTCCTTAGAGCCTTAGCCTATTTCAATCTTGTACGTCTTTATGGAGATGTTCCTAAAATCGTAGAAAGACTGGATGATCCTACCAAAGCAATCGGTATTGGAAGAACTTCAGCTACTGAAATATACAATTCAGTTATCATTCCTGATTTAGAAGCAGCTATTGCTGATTGTCTTAAAAAAGGTGATGCTGGTCTTCAGGGAGAAGAAGCACGAGCGACTAAAGGTGCTGCCATGACCATTCTTGGTAAAGTTTATTTAACATTGAAAAACCACTCCAAAGCTGAAGAGGTTTTGAAAAGATTGATCGTAAGCAAAGAAGCTGGTGAATATTCACTATTAAGTGACTTTTCACAAATCCATAAAATGGACAACAAGTTTAATGATGAATCCATTTTTGAAATCAACTACAATGCTTCTTTGGGTCAGCCTAACTTCTTGTTCAAATGGATGACCAACGAGAACGGATACCTTTATGGAATCGCTTCAGGCGGTGGACCAGTGATTATGTTTAACTTAATGGAAGATTTCGTTGAGGACAATGACTGGATAGGCGAACCAGACTGGACTAGATACAATGCAACGCTTGATTCAGGATTATTAGAAGGTGGTAGCCCTGAATTACAACCATGGCCTAAAAAATTCACTCCAGAAACAAGTACCCTAGCCCAATACAATATAACTGGTACGGATTACAATTACATGGTAACCAGGTATGCTGATGCCCTTTTGATGTATGGTGAAGCATTGGTTGGCAATAACAAGGCAAGTGAAGCCCTACCCTATTTTAATATGGTTAGAGAAAGAGCTGGACTTAATGGCTTGACCGTTGACCAATTGGACATAGACCGAATTCTACATGAAAGAAGACTAGAATTGGCTTTTGAAGGACATAGGTATTTTGACTTGGTAAGAACAGATAAAGCAGTGGAAAAAATCTCTTGGGCACTTATGACCATCGTTGGTTATGATGCCAGAATATTTACCACGGAACCAATAGAAGAATACCAACTTTTATTGCCTATCCCTGTAGGAGAGATTCAAAAAGACGCTTCTCTTAATCAAAATCCTGGTTATTAA
- a CDS encoding phosphocholine-specific phospholipase C produces MNENRRDFLKKAALFSGGLGLWGVLPASIEKAMAINPDPGTTFKDAEHVVLLMQENRSFDHCFGKLKGVRGFNDPRTISLPNKDKVWLQRDNKGNAFTPFRFNINETKATWMSDIPHSWENQVDARNNGKYDGWIEAKRPGRKEYRHVPMTMGFYERQDIPFYYAFADAFTVCDQHFCGALTGTTTNRNFHWAGKTVGMVGEKPLVRNGEHTYGKEVDWKTFPDRLQDNGIPWKVYQNEVSLSTMLEGDDRSWLSNFTDNNLEWFKQFEVRYTPGHYEFLKHKQKSLPGEIAKLEASLSNAVETDKADIRKAIASKKEAIEFVNESIEKFGPEAFEKLSPREKEMHQRAFTTNIADPDYHKTEMLEYEEDGEKRSTKIPKGDIFYEFRKDVDSGNLPTVSYLVAPKNFSDHPSAPWYGAWYVSEALEILTKNPEVWKKTIFILNYDENDGYFDHVPPFVPPKPNDPSAGKVSKGIDARTEFVFKEQEENYPGMDAEDVRESPVGLGYRVPLIVASPWSRGGWVNSEVFDISSTIMFMEKLLSHKTGKKIKEDNISSWRRTVSGDLTSVFRPYNGEKIDLPDFLTMEGHVKKILNASYKDIPDNFKVLTDAEISQVNNTHLQSPLMPKQEPGTKPSNALAYELYVEGEFNRSHDAIVLDLSASDKKFGKEALGAPFTVYAPGGYKDPKSNTFENAKNWSFAVKAGDSLNYIWPLDAFEGNTYHLQVYGPNGFFREFKGNKNDPKLSLNSSYSLDTKSNTGYYNIEMENTSQGKLTIEVRDNAYNHGKNSMTVLAGEKQAIRVSTSKSKGWYDFTLRTIGNTTFSRRYCGRLELGLDSISDPLMGGEVSFKLG; encoded by the coding sequence ATGAATGAGAATAGAAGAGATTTTCTAAAGAAAGCGGCACTTTTTTCTGGGGGACTAGGGCTTTGGGGTGTTTTACCCGCTTCTATAGAAAAAGCTATGGCAATTAATCCTGATCCAGGAACAACCTTTAAAGATGCAGAGCATGTAGTATTGTTAATGCAGGAAAACAGGTCGTTTGACCATTGTTTTGGGAAATTAAAAGGTGTTCGGGGTTTTAATGACCCAAGAACTATTTCATTGCCTAATAAAGACAAAGTTTGGTTACAAAGAGACAATAAAGGAAATGCTTTTACGCCTTTTAGGTTTAATATAAATGAGACCAAAGCGACCTGGATGAGTGATATTCCTCATTCTTGGGAGAATCAAGTGGATGCGCGGAACAATGGTAAATATGATGGTTGGATAGAAGCCAAAAGACCAGGTAGAAAAGAGTACCGACATGTTCCCATGACCATGGGTTTTTATGAAAGACAAGACATCCCATTTTATTATGCGTTTGCGGATGCATTTACCGTTTGTGACCAGCATTTTTGTGGGGCGCTTACAGGTACTACTACCAACAGAAACTTTCACTGGGCAGGTAAAACAGTAGGCATGGTTGGGGAAAAACCTCTAGTGCGAAATGGCGAACATACCTATGGCAAAGAAGTCGATTGGAAAACTTTCCCGGATCGCTTACAAGACAATGGTATTCCTTGGAAGGTATACCAGAATGAGGTGAGTTTATCCACTATGCTTGAAGGAGATGACCGATCTTGGTTGTCCAATTTTACTGACAATAACCTGGAATGGTTCAAGCAATTTGAGGTTCGCTATACACCTGGTCATTATGAGTTTTTAAAGCACAAACAAAAGTCACTTCCAGGCGAAATTGCCAAATTGGAAGCTTCTCTCTCAAATGCGGTAGAAACTGACAAAGCGGATATAAGAAAAGCAATAGCATCTAAAAAAGAGGCCATTGAATTTGTAAATGAGTCTATAGAAAAATTTGGGCCTGAAGCCTTTGAAAAACTTTCTCCTAGAGAAAAGGAAATGCATCAGCGAGCTTTCACGACGAATATCGCAGATCCGGATTACCACAAAACGGAGATGCTGGAGTATGAAGAAGATGGCGAAAAAAGGTCAACAAAAATTCCAAAAGGAGATATATTTTACGAATTTAGGAAAGATGTTGATTCTGGAAATCTTCCAACTGTTTCCTATTTAGTAGCCCCAAAGAATTTCTCTGATCACCCTTCTGCTCCTTGGTATGGTGCTTGGTATGTTTCTGAAGCTCTAGAAATTCTAACAAAGAATCCAGAGGTTTGGAAAAAGACGATATTTATACTGAATTACGATGAGAATGATGGTTATTTTGATCATGTACCACCATTTGTTCCACCAAAACCGAATGACCCAAGTGCAGGAAAAGTATCCAAAGGCATAGATGCCAGAACTGAATTTGTATTTAAAGAACAAGAAGAAAATTATCCAGGAATGGATGCTGAAGATGTTCGTGAAAGTCCGGTAGGTTTGGGATATAGAGTGCCTCTAATTGTTGCCTCGCCCTGGAGTAGAGGTGGCTGGGTGAATTCGGAAGTTTTTGATATATCTTCTACAATTATGTTTATGGAAAAGTTGTTATCCCATAAAACAGGTAAAAAGATTAAAGAAGACAATATTAGTTCTTGGAGACGTACAGTGAGTGGTGACCTTACTTCTGTTTTTAGGCCTTATAATGGTGAGAAAATTGACTTGCCTGATTTCTTAACCATGGAAGGGCATGTTAAAAAGATTCTGAACGCTAGCTATAAGGACATTCCAGACAATTTTAAAGTGTTGACTGACGCTGAGATAAGTCAAGTTAACAATACCCATCTGCAATCGCCCTTGATGCCTAAACAAGAGCCGGGAACCAAGCCCTCCAATGCGCTTGCCTATGAGTTGTATGTGGAAGGGGAATTTAACCGTTCTCACGATGCAATAGTGCTAGATTTAAGCGCTTCCGATAAGAAGTTCGGTAAAGAAGCACTTGGTGCTCCTTTTACCGTATATGCTCCAGGAGGCTATAAGGACCCGAAATCCAATACATTTGAAAATGCTAAAAACTGGTCTTTTGCAGTGAAAGCAGGAGATAGCCTGAATTATATATGGCCTTTGGATGCATTTGAAGGTAATACCTATCATTTGCAAGTATATGGGCCAAATGGTTTCTTTAGAGAGTTTAAAGGAAATAAAAATGATCCTAAATTGTCTTTAAACTCCTCCTATAGCCTGGATACTAAAAGTAATACTGGCTATTACAATATTGAAATGGAAAACACTTCCCAGGGAAAGCTTACTATAGAAGTGAGAGACAATGCCTACAATCACGGAAAGAATTCCATGACAGTTTTGGCTGGTGAGAAGCAAGCAATTCGAGTGTCTACTTCTAAGAGCAAGGGCTGGTATGATTTTACCTTAAGGACCATAGGCAATACTACCTTTAGCAGAAGGTATTGTGGTCGTTTAGAGTTGGGCTTAGACAGTATTTCCGATCCTTTAATGGGCGGGGAAGTTTCTTTTAAACTTGGCTAA
- a CDS encoding aldehyde dehydrogenase family protein — MNIINPATGSTIEKLTEDTPVEVNNKIAALIEGQKIWAKVPLEERVAIIIKYGDLVMENLDELAKILSLETGKPIQQAINEIKGAQNRIDHIQKDALKWLQKEIITEEGATREEITFEPLGVIANISAWNFPYNVGYNVFLYALLAGNAVAYKPSEFASLTGLKFRDLLWEAGIPKNAFGCFIGGAEVGEMLLEADLDGYFFTGSYKTGKYIAQKVASKLVPVQLELGGKDPLYVMEDVADVKQAAINAAEGAFYNNGQSCCAVERVYVHEKIYDEFVAAFVDEVSTYKIGDPMEEGTFIGPLTRADQMDVILSQIADAKNKGAKVLYGGERWGDKGYYLTPAVLSNVDHSMDLMKEESFGPIIGIQKVKNDQEAFELMKDTAYGLTAAVFSGNELRAKELVEGLPTGTVYVNCCDRVSPNLPWTGRKNSGMGVTLSYMGIRAFTQPKAYQLRG; from the coding sequence ATGAATATCATCAACCCTGCTACTGGAAGTACAATTGAAAAGCTAACTGAGGATACCCCTGTAGAGGTAAACAATAAAATAGCTGCGTTAATTGAAGGACAAAAAATATGGGCCAAAGTGCCCTTGGAAGAAAGAGTAGCGATAATTATAAAGTACGGTGACCTTGTGATGGAAAACCTTGATGAACTGGCGAAGATCCTATCCTTGGAGACGGGCAAACCTATTCAGCAAGCCATAAATGAAATCAAAGGGGCCCAAAATAGAATTGACCATATCCAGAAGGATGCACTCAAGTGGTTGCAGAAGGAGATCATTACTGAAGAGGGAGCTACACGAGAGGAAATTACCTTTGAGCCACTTGGTGTTATAGCCAATATTTCTGCTTGGAATTTCCCATACAATGTGGGGTACAATGTGTTTTTATATGCGTTATTGGCAGGAAATGCTGTAGCTTATAAACCCTCAGAGTTTGCCTCACTTACAGGGCTTAAATTTAGAGATTTACTTTGGGAAGCTGGAATTCCTAAAAATGCTTTTGGATGCTTTATTGGTGGAGCTGAAGTGGGAGAGATGTTGTTGGAGGCAGATTTGGATGGCTATTTCTTCACAGGATCTTATAAAACAGGTAAATACATTGCCCAAAAGGTGGCTTCCAAATTGGTGCCTGTGCAGTTGGAATTAGGAGGTAAAGATCCTTTGTATGTGATGGAGGATGTGGCAGATGTAAAACAAGCAGCAATAAATGCTGCTGAGGGCGCCTTTTACAATAATGGTCAGAGCTGTTGTGCTGTTGAAAGGGTATATGTGCATGAAAAGATTTACGATGAGTTTGTAGCTGCTTTTGTGGACGAAGTTTCCACTTATAAAATCGGTGACCCTATGGAAGAGGGCACGTTTATAGGACCGCTCACCAGAGCTGATCAAATGGATGTCATTCTTTCCCAGATAGCAGATGCTAAAAATAAAGGAGCTAAAGTTCTGTATGGAGGAGAAAGATGGGGAGATAAAGGTTATTACTTGACTCCTGCTGTTTTATCAAATGTGGACCATAGCATGGACCTTATGAAGGAAGAGTCTTTTGGGCCAATAATAGGGATTCAGAAAGTAAAAAATGACCAGGAAGCCTTTGAACTTATGAAGGATACGGCTTATGGGCTGACCGCTGCAGTATTTTCAGGAAATGAATTAAGAGCGAAAGAATTGGTTGAAGGGTTACCAACTGGAACCGTTTATGTGAACTGTTGTGACAGAGTGAGTCCAAATTTACCATGGACAGGAAGAAAGAATTCTGGTATGGGAGTGACCTTGTCCTATATGGGGATTCGGGCCTTTACCCAACCTAAGGCTTACCAATTGAGAGGTTAG
- a CDS encoding gamma-glutamyl-gamma-aminobutyrate hydrolase family protein — MLKIGISACFMYKEPTRIVFGPKNLAYVECDMFNYVSQKGILPVLLPDLPINQLGEILDELDGFVFQGGTDLAPETYNETPIVPGKWLGDAYRDAYELRIMDYAVQKGKPIFAICRGFQLMNVYFGGSLFQDIATQKSTAIQHRDADKYDALIHEIVIEKGKTLDEIYQGVDRAVVNSVHHQGVKQVGDGLEILAVSKEDGIVEALQNKDGNALGVQWHPEFSVGKGAPLLDPLKLYDYFIEKVKRQ, encoded by the coding sequence ATGCTAAAGATAGGAATTAGTGCATGTTTCATGTATAAAGAGCCCACAAGGATTGTCTTTGGGCCTAAAAATTTAGCCTATGTAGAATGTGATATGTTTAATTACGTATCCCAAAAAGGCATTCTTCCTGTTTTATTGCCTGATCTTCCTATTAACCAGTTAGGTGAGATTTTGGATGAACTTGATGGCTTTGTTTTTCAGGGAGGAACCGATTTAGCTCCTGAAACTTACAATGAAACCCCAATAGTTCCAGGGAAGTGGTTGGGAGATGCTTATAGGGATGCCTATGAGCTAAGAATAATGGATTATGCTGTCCAAAAAGGAAAACCTATTTTTGCCATTTGCAGAGGATTTCAATTAATGAATGTGTATTTTGGTGGAAGCTTGTTTCAAGACATTGCTACGCAAAAATCAACTGCGATTCAGCATAGGGATGCTGATAAATACGATGCATTAATACACGAAATCGTAATTGAAAAGGGCAAAACCCTTGATGAGATCTACCAAGGTGTGGATCGGGCTGTAGTGAACTCTGTGCATCATCAGGGGGTAAAACAAGTAGGTGATGGTTTGGAGATATTGGCCGTGAGTAAGGAAGACGGGATAGTAGAAGCCCTACAAAATAAGGATGGAAATGCCTTGGGAGTACAATGGCACCCTGAGTTTTCAGTAGGAAAGGGGGCACCTCTTTTAGATCCCCTAAAACTGTACGATTATTTTATAGAAAAAGTTAAAAGACAATAA